A DNA window from Pogona vitticeps strain Pit_001003342236 chromosome 2, PviZW2.1, whole genome shotgun sequence contains the following coding sequences:
- the IHO1 gene encoding interactor of HORMAD1 protein 1, giving the protein MSVNVWNIKELFSIPTKMGPSKSSSWTSAPGDYSSMSDSQFLFGSQFCPENSQSTSAPTEFSIQQRQEKSSQQNSQDNEPSIFAKYQSKPQLFGGDGKDKGSLNFPPGRFKGVLEQFEENKKKIKEKHDNEVLNTFILNTKESLQRLQSSFDKSEESLKSILDDLGNFSKTMQETSQSHYGLVLNALKERHEMEQTLFRMEKRMQDKDTEISDLKSDLQLLKMSLEQLTVQQNEQYVKLCELLGHVQIPSLLAELQAFISTPRALCHVKENSSQTSPDMLSTQFPYNPQDNVLSTPPGIKVFSTVPGSEGKEHVDIQQQEASCLLARGQDADNTLSACGFGAAITTASQQGYWLLTQELCQDTPVRKVIKRNNRLKGLNIVRPSQLHKNDSAFMQNKASEQKNENLATDKKMQSKGRSISVKGGKPKISSQRKKIYSSKKGGNCLKSAYASRKQNITRKGFSKSEKPQHHCRDTGEPNLGTSVVSEKRMRWARHGKAEKGKLALQSQESKQYVANLQEMSGIKRGENLPSTKNCCFWARSSPEGSASPNQMRWLSLFDNHSPACKTPLQHKTTAYCPLFFDSEYSD; this is encoded by the exons GCCTAGTAAATCATCCAGCTGGACCAGTGCTCCCGGTGATTACAGCAGTATGAGTgactctcagttcctttttggtTCTCAGTTTTGCCCAGAGAACTCACAATCAACATCAGCCCCTACTGAATTTAGTATCCAGCAAAGACAAGAAAAAAGCTCACAGCAAAATTCACAAGAT AACGAACCTAGTATTTTTGCCAAATACCAGTCTAAACCACAACTCTTTGGAGGCGATGGAAAGGATAAAGGCTCACTTAATTTTCCTCCTGGAAGATTCAAAGGTGTCTTGGAGCAATTTGAAGAGAATAAGAAGAAGATCAAGGAAAAACACGATAA TGAGGTTTTAAACACTTTTATTTTGAACACCAAGGAGAGTCTTCAAAGA cTGCAATCCTCTTTTGATAAATCTGAAGAATCTCTGAAATCTATTTTGGATGATTTGGGAAATTTTTCGAAAACAA TGCAAGAAACATCTCAGTCTCATTATGGATTGGTGCTGAATGCTCTGAAAGAGAGACATGAAATGGAACAAACATTATTTAGAATGGAGAAAAGAATGCAAGAT AAGGACACAGAAATCTCTGATCTGAAGTCTGACTTGCAGTTACTAAAAATGAGTCTGGAACAATTAACAGTTCAGCAGAATGAGCAGTATGTGAAGCTCTGTGAACTCTTAGGCCATGTGCAGATCCCCAGTCTTTTAGCAGAATTGCAAGCTTTCATTTCTACTCCCAGAGCACTCTGCCATGTGAAGGAAAATAGTTCCCAGACTTCTCCAGATATGCTGTCGACCCAATTTCCTTACAATCCCCAGGACAATGTCTTAAGTACTCCTCCTggaatcaaggtcttttctacaGTTCCTGGCTCAGAGGGCAAGGAACATGTTGACATACAACAGCAAGAGGCGAGCTGTCTCCTAGCCAGAGGCCAGGATGCTGACAATACTCTTTCTGCCTGTGGCTTTGGTGCAGCCATTACTACAGCCAGCCAGCAGGGATACTGGCTACTTACACAAGAATTATGTCAAGACACACCAGTGAGGAAAGTAATCAAGAGAAACAACCGGCTGAAGGGGCTTAATATTGTGAGACCTTCACAGCTGCACAAGAATGACAGTGCGTTCATGCAAAACAAGGCAAGTgagcaaaaaaatgaaaatctggcCACAGATAAGAAGATGCAAAGTAAAGGTAGAAGCATCAGCGTCAAAGGAGGGAAACCAAAAATAAGtagtcaaaggaaaaaaatttaTTCCTCTAAGAAAGGAGGGAACTGTTTGAAGTCTGCCTATGCTAGTAGGAAGCAAAACATAACCAGAAAAGGGTTTTCTAAGTCAGAGAAGCCCCAGCATCATTGTAGGGATACAGGGGAGCCGAATTTGGGAACTTCTGTTGTCAGTGAGAAAAGAATGCGGTGGGCCAGACATGGAAAAGCAGAGAAAGGCAAACTTGCGCTCCAGTCTCAGGAAAGCAAACAGTATGTAGCTAATCTACAAGAGATGTCTGGAATTAAAAGGGGGGAGAATCTTCCCAGTACAAAAAATTGTTGTTTCTGGGCACGCTCCTCTCCGGAAGGCTCTGCATCCCCAAACCAGATGAGATGGCTCAGTCTTTTTGATAATCACTCGCCTGCCTGTAAAACACCATTGCAGCATAAGACTACAGCCTATTGCCCATTATTTTTTGACAGTGAATATTCTGATTAA